A single Kitasatospora sp. NBC_00374 DNA region contains:
- a CDS encoding WhiB family transcriptional regulator, whose translation MAPPAPTGETATNDWRHRATCREEDPELFFPIGNTGPALLQIEEAKAVCRRCPVRDTCLAWAFDTNQDHGVLGGVSEDERRSMKRRASRQRAADKD comes from the coding sequence GTGGCCCCGCCTGCCCCTACGGGGGAGACGGCGACCAACGACTGGCGCCACCGCGCCACCTGCCGGGAAGAGGACCCGGAGCTCTTCTTCCCGATCGGGAACACCGGCCCCGCCCTGCTGCAGATCGAGGAGGCGAAGGCGGTGTGCCGTCGATGCCCGGTCCGGGACACCTGCCTCGCATGGGCGTTCGACACCAACCAGGACCACGGCGTCTTGGGCGGGGTGAGCGAGGACGAACGCCGCTCGATGAAGCGCCGGGCGTCCCGCCAGCGGGCCGCCGACAAGGACTGA